One candidate division WOR-3 bacterium genomic window, CGCCGCGCCATTCAGAAAACACCTCAAGGGGCTTAAAATGGACGGAAGAGACTTCCGGGCACTACTGCCGAAAGTTCGGAACAAACTTGAGGAGTACGGCTCCTTTGATAAAGGTAAGGCACAGATTGCCGAGGAGGTCTCCCGCGCTTTTCTCAAGGCGGGTGAGAATTGGAAGATAGCCGCCGATGAACTGAACTTTTACTTTGTCTGCGGGATGAATCTTGCAGAGGAAATCGCCGGCATTGTGTATCAAGGTAAATAAAAAAGAAATGGAGGTGTAGTTTATGGCGGATACAATCAAGAACCGTTCCGAAATTTTGTTTCTGTACGATGTCACCGATGCCAACCCAAACGGTGACCCGAACGATGAGAATAAGCCACGAATTGACGAAGAGACGGGCGTGAATATCGTAACCGATGTGCGGTTAAAGCGGACAATTCGTGACTATCTTTACGAATACAAAAACCAGGAGATTTTCATCCGGGAGACCCTGACCAAAGACGGGAAACCAAGAACGAAGGAAGAACGGCTGAAAGATTTTAAATCTTCCAAGAATGTTATCGAGGAGTGCATCGACCTACGGCTCTTTGGCGCTACTACAGCGGTGCAGAATGAGCGGATGACCCTAACCGGTCCGGTTCAGTTCAAATACGGCAGGTCGTTGCACAAGGTTGACCTTACCTATGTAAAAGGGACAACCGTGATGCCTTCAGGTGAGGGCAAAGAGCAGGGGACATTTACCGAAAGATACATCCTTCCTTATTCCCTGATTGCCTTCTACGGTGTAGTGAACGAGACCGCGGCCGCAGCCCAGGAGATACCACTCACCGAAGAGGATATTGACCTGCTGATGGAGGCAATCTGGCACGGCACCAAGAACTTAATCTCGGGCTCAAAATTCGGACAAATTCCAAGGTTGTTGATGCAGGTAATTTACAAAAAGAAGGAGAATTTCTACCTGGGCGAATTGGACAAAAGAATTGCTTTAAAATCAGAACTGCCGGACGAAGCGATAAGGAAAATCAGCGATGTGAAGATAGATGTCACCTCCCTTATTGCCGACCTCGCTGCCAATAACGATAAAATATCAGAAATCCGGCTCAAGGTTGACGACCGGGTTAATTTCCTGCAAGATGGCAAAGATGTGAAAATAGATGCGGCATTAAAGGGAGCAAAGTTTACGGTCAAGCCTTTTGACTTTTGATGCCGAACCCCATGAAAGTCTTGGTATTTGACATCTGGGGCGATTACGCTCATTTTCGTAAGTTCTATACGACAACTTCACCTTTAACCTTTTCCTTTCCGCCGCCTCCAACCATTGCCGGTGTCCTGGGCGCGATTTACGGCACCACCAAGGAGACAAATCAATACCTGAAAATCTTTGGCGGTGATGAATGCCGAATAGCGGTGCGCATCATTAAGCCGATAAAGAAGGTGCGGCTGGGACTTAATTTAGTGGATACCAAGCTGGGCTGGACACTTAAACGCCGAACCCAGATCAGGACAGAGTTTGTCAAAGCACCCCACTATCGGATTTATTTTTCCCATCAGGACCAACAGATACTTAAAGACATTACGGCATCAATCAAAGAGCATAAAACAGTCTACACCCTCTCGCTTGGACTGAGTGAACTGCTCGCCAATTTTAAGTTCGTCGGCGAGTTCAATGGTGTGATAAAAAATGACAACGGGTGGGTGGACATCTTCACGCCGATAACCGAAGAGAACCTGATACCTAAGGGTATAGAGGTAGAAACGGGTAAAAAATACATCAAAGAAAAAATCCCAATTAAGATGACCCCGGAACGGGTTGTAGAAAAATACGATGAGGTGATATTTGAGCCCGGTGGTCAAACGATAAAAGCAAGGGTAAAGAGTTATTGCCATCTTGACAATGGAGAGAACATCGCCTTCTTCTGGGATTTACTCCCATCCCGGGGTACTTCTTGAAGACCATCTGACAAGAGTTGCGGAGTTCACCGATTTGTTTTTTCAGGAAAAAAGGACCGCCGGGGATGAAGAATTACATCGGGTTTGTCGGGTAATTGCCCTGGTGCACGATATTGGCAAGGCAACAGGTTATTTTCAGGATTATTTGACCGCCGCGGCTCAGCCCCCCGGGAACAGAATAGTTTCGCGCCCGAAGGAGATAAATCACAGTCTTTTTTCCGCAATCTGTGCCTATTATCTGGTTAAGGAACTAAACCTGCCCAATCAGTATTATCCATTGTTTGCTTTTTTGGCGACCCGGAGACATCATACCGACCTAATTGATGTCAGGGACGATGTGATTTTTGATGATAAAGACCGCACCGTGCTCTTCAACCAACTAAACAGCATCCCGGCGCCGGGCTTCTCGGTTTTATGTAAAAAACTTAAATCTCAGGGGTTACCGGTTTTGCTGAATGAGGAGATGATTTCAGGTTGGTTTGACAATTTTATAAAAAATGAGTCAAGGGAATTAAATGGGGTCATAAGAAAGTTAAGATTAAGACGGGCGATGAGAGACAGGAACGCAAATGGGAACGGGACTGTTGAGAATTACATTCTA contains:
- the cas7b gene encoding type I-B CRISPR-associated protein Cas7/Csh2 gives rise to the protein MADTIKNRSEILFLYDVTDANPNGDPNDENKPRIDEETGVNIVTDVRLKRTIRDYLYEYKNQEIFIRETLTKDGKPRTKEERLKDFKSSKNVIEECIDLRLFGATTAVQNERMTLTGPVQFKYGRSLHKVDLTYVKGTTVMPSGEGKEQGTFTERYILPYSLIAFYGVVNETAAAAQEIPLTEEDIDLLMEAIWHGTKNLISGSKFGQIPRLLMQVIYKKKENFYLGELDKRIALKSELPDEAIRKISDVKIDVTSLIADLAANNDKISEIRLKVDDRVNFLQDGKDVKIDAALKGAKFTVKPFDF
- the cas5b gene encoding type I-B CRISPR-associated protein Cas5b, whose amino-acid sequence is MKVLVFDIWGDYAHFRKFYTTTSPLTFSFPPPPTIAGVLGAIYGTTKETNQYLKIFGGDECRIAVRIIKPIKKVRLGLNLVDTKLGWTLKRRTQIRTEFVKAPHYRIYFSHQDQQILKDITASIKEHKTVYTLSLGLSELLANFKFVGEFNGVIKNDNGWVDIFTPITEENLIPKGIEVETGKKYIKEKIPIKMTPERVVEKYDEVIFEPGGQTIKARVKSYCHLDNGENIAFFWDLLPSRGTS